The proteins below are encoded in one region of Reichenbachiella sp. 5M10:
- a CDS encoding App1 family protein — protein MPIVWQFSALHLVDNKTLYAGIVLSRSPYQFDREVGRWNNLLKIGRSYLTKVYANRELIVDAGKERMQVWTGSDGSFRFVAEGVPHDEPKVYLPDEPHPLEVAQSYPLIFENTTGYYDVISDIDDTIILSNTADLWKRVSTLVFRSPHRRKVIGYTQKMFAAIEARRARFCYVSKSEGNLFGMLAAFIAHNQLPNGVLFLTPYLRLGQLFNPKKGVDFKLDNIRYLLDNTGGKPYVLFGDDSQRDMEVYAKVVKSYPNRILKVYIRQTKDRVSSRQIEMMRVLTDTAVPVKYFTSDEELDIDEEMKQLIPENI, from the coding sequence ATGCCTATCGTTTGGCAATTTTCTGCCCTGCATCTCGTCGACAACAAGACTTTGTATGCAGGAATCGTACTGTCGCGTTCGCCTTATCAATTTGACAGAGAAGTCGGCAGATGGAACAACCTCTTGAAAATAGGTCGTTCCTATTTGACGAAAGTCTACGCCAATCGCGAACTCATCGTAGATGCCGGTAAGGAACGTATGCAAGTATGGACAGGGAGTGATGGGAGTTTTCGTTTTGTAGCGGAGGGTGTGCCTCATGATGAACCGAAAGTTTACTTGCCCGATGAACCCCACCCCTTGGAAGTGGCGCAGAGCTATCCATTGATATTTGAAAACACCACAGGCTACTATGATGTCATCTCCGATATAGATGATACGATCATTCTCTCCAATACTGCTGACCTATGGAAGCGCGTGAGTACACTGGTCTTTCGGTCTCCACATCGTAGAAAAGTCATCGGATACACGCAAAAAATGTTTGCGGCTATCGAGGCGCGTCGTGCACGCTTTTGTTATGTATCCAAGAGCGAAGGCAATCTCTTCGGGATGTTGGCGGCTTTCATTGCTCACAATCAATTGCCCAATGGCGTTTTGTTTTTGACACCTTATTTGAGGCTTGGTCAGCTTTTCAATCCCAAAAAAGGGGTGGATTTCAAATTGGACAACATCCGGTATTTGCTCGACAATACGGGGGGCAAACCCTACGTACTGTTTGGGGACGATAGCCAACGTGACATGGAGGTCTATGCCAAGGTGGTGAAGTCATACCCCAATCGCATACTCAAAGTATACATTAGACAAACCAAGGACAGGGTTTCCAGTCGACAAATAGAGATGATGCGAGTTTTGACCGATACGGCAGTTCCCGTCAAGTACTTTACTTCAGACGAGGAGTTAGACATTGATGAAGAAATGAAACAATTAATCCCTGAAAACATATGA
- a CDS encoding DEAD/DEAH box helicase, protein MDKFSTSQVHPEIIKALLEKGIDAPSEIQAKAIPILLTHSGDFIGRSATGTGKTYAYGAPLLSRIDTKSGKVQAVILVPTRELCEQVGQELMGLAQYMTELKIESIYGGMSLKAQIHDLSNGTQVVVATPGRLMDLVQRKVVHLETLHFVVFDEADEMLLKGFRTDIDKILATAQRNYATWLFSATMPDEISGIIQKYLHKELVRVQVGTIDRSNQGIRHQAIIVPAEDKMNVLLHYLKLYQGQKGIIFCRTKSGVQKLYKQLSAKKISSGAIHGDLPQGLRNKVMEQYRAGYIDLLLATDVAARGVDVEDVAIVIQYHLPDTAEAYTHRSGRTSRAGKTGTSLTFVFPEELDKLKILEGELHIQLKQQPIPSVKDQLVNKAILWGAKIAKEKPVGDKLDEATKKEFKGQLMHLSKDELLEKLLATYLREQQG, encoded by the coding sequence ATGGATAAATTTTCTACCAGTCAGGTACACCCAGAGATCATCAAGGCACTCCTCGAAAAGGGAATCGATGCTCCTAGTGAGATTCAAGCCAAGGCAATACCCATCCTATTGACACACTCCGGGGACTTCATAGGTAGATCCGCGACAGGGACTGGCAAGACCTATGCATACGGTGCTCCGCTCTTGTCCCGTATCGATACGAAGAGTGGTAAGGTACAAGCGGTGATTTTAGTGCCGACACGCGAACTCTGTGAGCAAGTAGGACAGGAGCTGATGGGGTTGGCTCAGTACATGACTGAGCTAAAAATAGAGTCCATCTACGGAGGGATGTCTCTCAAAGCCCAAATTCATGACCTCAGCAATGGGACACAGGTAGTCGTTGCTACTCCTGGGCGCCTCATGGATCTCGTCCAGCGCAAAGTCGTACATCTAGAGACATTGCACTTCGTCGTGTTTGATGAAGCAGACGAAATGTTGTTGAAAGGTTTTCGTACGGATATTGACAAGATCTTGGCAACAGCTCAGCGAAACTATGCCACGTGGCTGTTTTCGGCGACCATGCCAGATGAAATCAGTGGTATCATTCAAAAGTACTTGCACAAGGAACTGGTCAGGGTACAAGTAGGGACAATAGACCGAAGCAATCAAGGCATACGGCATCAAGCCATCATCGTCCCTGCAGAGGACAAAATGAATGTGCTCTTACATTATCTCAAATTGTATCAAGGTCAGAAGGGGATTATCTTTTGTCGAACCAAATCAGGAGTGCAGAAGTTGTACAAACAACTGTCAGCAAAGAAAATCAGTAGCGGAGCAATACACGGAGATTTGCCACAAGGCCTCAGAAACAAGGTCATGGAACAATACCGTGCAGGCTACATAGACCTACTGTTAGCAACGGATGTTGCTGCTCGTGGTGTGGACGTAGAGGATGTCGCGATCGTGATTCAGTATCACTTGCCAGATACGGCTGAAGCATATACTCATAGAAGTGGCCGTACCTCACGTGCCGGCAAAACGGGAACGAGTTTGACCTTCGTGTTTCCCGAAGAGCTCGATAAGCTCAAAATACTCGAAGGTGAACTTCATATTCAACTCAAGCAACAACCGATACCGAGTGTCAAGGATCAGTTGGTCAACAAAGCCATTCTATGGGGGGCTAAAATAGCCAAAGAGAAACCAGTTGGAGACAAATTGGACGAAGCAACCAAAAAGGAGTTTAAGGGGCAATTGATGCATCTCTCCAAGGACGAATTGTTGGAAAAATTGCTCGCTACGTATTTGAGAGAGCAGCAAGGCTAG
- a CDS encoding diacylglycerol kinase family protein, whose protein sequence is MKVLFVVNPISGGVDKEPFLSEAKSYCQKYGIDCHVFKTTGNKDEKQLLEVLGEYAPDRVLSVGGDGTTLFTAKALLGKHYPIGIIPLGSANGMATELYVNPEPMKALTDALLSHLITGVDLLKINDEHYCIHLGDVGVNAQIVASYEQDANRGMATYAKYFVDELTRMEPFGVTVHANDSTYHEEICMIGICNARKYGTGVPLNVTGNPMDGKFELVLINQLNAGSLIKAGLAKFDETYFNFQDGRMLVTEYAEIEFDTPRLLQLDGEVIGTFKHLKVEILPSAVQLISHRGNLNLQ, encoded by the coding sequence ATGAAAGTACTTTTTGTAGTCAATCCAATTTCTGGAGGGGTCGATAAGGAACCCTTTTTGAGCGAGGCAAAATCCTACTGTCAGAAGTACGGGATAGATTGTCATGTATTCAAGACCACTGGAAACAAGGACGAAAAGCAACTGCTCGAGGTATTGGGGGAGTACGCTCCCGATCGAGTATTGTCAGTGGGAGGAGACGGCACGACGTTGTTTACTGCCAAGGCCTTGTTGGGCAAACACTACCCGATAGGCATCATACCTCTCGGGTCAGCCAACGGCATGGCGACAGAACTCTATGTGAATCCTGAACCGATGAAGGCGCTCACCGACGCACTGCTGTCTCACTTGATCACAGGCGTTGATTTGCTCAAGATCAACGACGAACACTACTGTATACATCTAGGAGATGTGGGGGTCAATGCCCAAATCGTAGCGTCGTACGAGCAAGATGCCAACAGAGGGATGGCCACATATGCCAAGTATTTTGTGGACGAACTCACGCGTATGGAGCCTTTTGGGGTCACAGTCCATGCCAATGATAGCACGTATCACGAAGAGATTTGTATGATCGGTATCTGCAATGCGCGCAAGTATGGAACCGGCGTCCCGCTCAATGTCACCGGCAACCCGATGGATGGTAAGTTTGAATTGGTCCTGATCAATCAGCTCAATGCGGGATCGCTTATCAAGGCCGGTTTGGCCAAATTCGATGAGACCTACTTTAACTTCCAAGACGGACGTATGTTGGTCACGGAGTATGCGGAGATTGAGTTCGATACACCGAGATTGTTGCAGTTGGATGGGGAGGTGATCGGCACTTTCAAACACTTGAAAGTAGAAATTCTCCCAAGTGCCGTCCAGTTGATTTCTCATCGTGGCAACTTAAATTTGCAGTAG
- a CDS encoding T9SS type A sorting domain-containing protein: MKRLLLSAIAILLGSTMMWAQSVNISQASGWLESAYITWQPVANAESYNVYYSGQGVNDQQIDSQLIRSYGSYFRADVLGLKAGSYTLKVAPVINGTEGNPSVSTAVTVMAQDRTGFAFHNGRVPGAYKADGTPKSGAVILYITENTKNTISLDVTGANENPCVGLQNILLGYKKGQETRPLIVRMVGQITDFEVMDKGDIVIENKNNASSYITLEGVGEDATADGWGIRVKNASNIEIRNIGTMNCDSSEGDNIGLQQNNDYVWVHHCDFFYGGAGGDSDQAKGDGALDCKKSNYVTFSYNHFWDSGKSNLLGLSESASDELLITYHHNWYDHSDSRHPRVRYYSAHVYNNYYDGIAKYGVGATEGSSLLVEGNYFRNCKYPILTSMQGSDVFDESENENDYSDMPTFSKEDGGSIKAVNNYMTGQKRFVAYGDANYANSTVDFDAYVVNSATDNMPSSVRSVYGSNTHDNFNTSSVMYSYTAQSPAAARNTVMQYAGRMNGGDFDWTFDNSVDDTSYDVNTSLKNALTSYSTLLNYVQGEGSGPIVDPEDPDPEDPDPNDPTDPVDPGDYDHSFTASGTSSSFYSISGNLSTSKGTVSYGGMTLTQCLKIESSTSISFSTSAEGTLTLVFNDGWSGNFKVDGANQSVSGGLLTVTLGAGSHTLTKGDSGNLYFMSLDLGDGGEEPTTYTLTTNVNGQGSVDPSSGSFGAGTSVTVTATPASGWQFDSWSGGYTGSSATFVMDDNKTITANFSAIVSGTTYTVSTSTVGQGAVSGAGTYAEGSSVTLSATAASGYTFSGWSGAASGNSNPLVLTVDSHKSITATFEAEEVVVGDGYFVATNGSDSNSGTSVSSPFKTLQKAIEEVSAGDYIYVRGGTHVMTVPSVVITKNGTASANIHVFAYGNEVPVLSFDDVEVSSSRGIVQEGDYWHWKGITIEKAGDNGMLLSGNNNTIEKCIFRKNHDTGLQLSRYYTDADEISEWPSNNLIVDCEAFDNADSDSEDADGFAAKLTSGTGNIFRRCVAHHNIDDGWDLYTKSDTGPIGIVIFEDCIAHNNGVLTDGNTSGGGDKNGFKLGSSAHNINHELRRCIAYSNGKHGFTDNGNVGNIKFYNLTSYDNGDYNFHTRDNASHTFINCISFDGSSTDRIVGNASASCNALTEDEIDWNLTASASDFVTMTPGPDANPTSNGFLNLKATSPLVNAGCSASGVSGNGTLDLGAIEYGDQPPVSYTLTTTINGSGSVNPSNGTYAAGTTVTMTATPAAGWQFDNWSGGSTVNPATVVMDANKNITANFSELPVTCEVVPLTSYVQINGGTWTETTGVALTAGDDVKFGPQPSTGGTWSWTGPNGFTADWREVTLTGVQPSQAGNYVAAFSDACGTYYLTVNVTVQPTSGGNEVTIQEGTLGFCGVDGSVDSNNAGYTGDGFANTTNALGEGVDYKINASAGSATLSVQYASATDRPANVLVNGTAVAVLNMPATGAWTTWSSVSTSINLSNGINEIRLEATSASGLGNIDYITVSGDGVAAADCNAVVVPNSYTLTTTVNGSGTVSGAGVYAEGTAVTVTATPASGWVFDSWSGGYTGTTATVVMDADKNVTATFVEIAVEAPGDEIHNFTESGMSSDFFSITGNLSTSKGTVYYEGLTLTQCLKIESSTSIAFETEAAATLTLVFNDSFQDEIKVNGTSHGVTSGVLSLALPAGTYELTKDDTGNLYYMSVSYDVSSARTLGIDDLEEQRPTLAVYPNPAVEQLTIASSDEIQEVQIYSLTGVLVHRVSEHFEGVDVSHLQRGHYLVRVYTTQGTYTHAVIKQ; encoded by the coding sequence ATGAAACGACTATTACTATCAGCAATAGCAATATTGCTGGGGTCTACCATGATGTGGGCCCAATCCGTCAACATCAGCCAAGCTTCGGGTTGGTTGGAATCTGCCTATATCACATGGCAGCCTGTGGCCAACGCAGAGAGTTACAACGTGTACTATAGCGGTCAAGGGGTCAATGATCAGCAGATTGATTCACAGCTTATCCGTAGCTACGGATCATATTTTCGTGCAGATGTACTTGGGCTAAAAGCCGGATCGTATACACTCAAAGTTGCCCCGGTGATCAACGGTACTGAAGGGAACCCTAGTGTCAGTACTGCGGTCACAGTCATGGCACAGGACCGAACAGGCTTTGCCTTCCACAACGGGAGAGTGCCGGGAGCGTACAAAGCGGACGGTACACCAAAGAGCGGAGCGGTCATTCTCTACATCACAGAGAATACCAAAAACACCATTTCACTGGATGTGACAGGAGCCAACGAGAATCCTTGTGTAGGTTTGCAAAACATCCTGTTGGGCTACAAGAAGGGGCAGGAGACGCGCCCATTGATTGTGCGAATGGTAGGACAAATCACGGATTTTGAGGTGATGGACAAAGGAGACATCGTCATCGAAAACAAGAACAACGCTTCGAGCTATATCACCCTCGAAGGTGTAGGAGAGGATGCTACTGCAGACGGCTGGGGGATTCGTGTCAAGAATGCCTCGAACATCGAAATTCGCAATATTGGTACCATGAATTGCGATAGCAGTGAAGGAGACAACATCGGTCTACAACAAAACAACGATTATGTGTGGGTTCACCACTGTGACTTCTTCTATGGAGGGGCAGGTGGAGACTCTGACCAAGCCAAAGGAGATGGAGCCTTGGATTGCAAGAAGTCTAACTACGTCACTTTCTCTTACAACCACTTCTGGGATTCAGGAAAATCCAACCTGTTGGGATTGAGTGAAAGTGCCTCGGATGAGCTCTTGATTACCTATCACCACAACTGGTACGACCACTCAGATTCGAGACATCCTCGGGTGAGATACTACTCGGCACACGTGTACAACAACTACTACGATGGTATTGCCAAGTATGGTGTAGGTGCTACTGAGGGTTCTTCACTATTGGTAGAGGGCAACTACTTTCGAAATTGCAAATATCCGATTTTGACCTCTATGCAGGGATCCGATGTATTTGATGAGAGTGAAAATGAGAATGACTACAGCGACATGCCAACCTTTTCTAAAGAAGATGGAGGGAGCATCAAAGCCGTCAACAACTACATGACTGGTCAGAAGAGATTTGTGGCGTATGGAGATGCCAACTATGCCAATTCAACCGTGGATTTTGATGCGTATGTGGTCAACAGTGCAACGGACAACATGCCGAGCAGTGTTCGGTCTGTCTATGGTAGCAATACGCACGACAACTTCAATACATCTTCTGTCATGTACAGTTATACCGCACAATCACCGGCGGCCGCACGCAATACCGTCATGCAATACGCGGGGCGTATGAACGGTGGTGATTTTGACTGGACCTTTGACAATTCCGTGGATGATACATCGTATGATGTCAATACAAGTCTCAAAAATGCACTGACAAGCTACAGTACTCTTTTGAACTATGTGCAAGGAGAGGGCAGTGGTCCTATCGTGGATCCCGAAGACCCCGACCCAGAGGACCCAGATCCAAATGATCCCACGGACCCTGTCGATCCAGGAGATTACGACCACAGTTTCACTGCCTCGGGTACAAGTAGTTCCTTCTACAGTATCTCTGGCAACTTGTCTACTTCGAAGGGTACGGTTTCATATGGAGGAATGACCTTGACGCAATGTCTCAAAATCGAGTCGAGCACGTCTATTTCTTTCTCTACATCGGCAGAAGGTACTTTGACTCTGGTGTTCAATGACGGATGGAGTGGCAACTTCAAAGTCGATGGAGCCAATCAGAGTGTTTCGGGTGGGCTGCTCACAGTCACCTTGGGTGCAGGGTCACACACTTTGACCAAAGGGGATTCTGGCAACTTGTACTTCATGAGTCTAGACTTAGGTGATGGAGGAGAAGAGCCTACGACCTATACATTGACGACCAATGTCAACGGACAGGGCTCGGTAGACCCGAGCAGTGGTTCATTTGGTGCGGGTACTTCTGTGACTGTGACGGCCACTCCAGCGAGCGGATGGCAGTTTGACAGTTGGAGCGGCGGGTACACGGGGTCATCTGCGACCTTCGTCATGGATGACAACAAGACCATCACCGCCAACTTCTCAGCAATCGTGTCGGGTACGACGTATACCGTTTCTACTTCTACAGTGGGACAAGGGGCTGTCTCAGGCGCAGGCACCTATGCCGAAGGTAGCTCGGTGACTTTGAGTGCGACGGCCGCTAGTGGCTATACATTCAGTGGGTGGAGTGGTGCTGCCTCTGGCAACAGCAATCCACTCGTCTTGACTGTGGACAGTCACAAGAGCATCACGGCGACTTTCGAGGCAGAAGAAGTCGTCGTAGGGGATGGCTATTTCGTAGCGACGAATGGCAGTGACTCCAATTCGGGCACGTCTGTCTCCAGTCCGTTCAAGACCTTGCAGAAGGCTATCGAAGAGGTTTCTGCAGGCGACTATATCTATGTGCGTGGCGGGACTCACGTGATGACCGTACCGTCGGTCGTGATCACCAAAAATGGAACGGCTAGCGCCAACATTCATGTATTTGCTTACGGCAATGAAGTGCCAGTATTGAGTTTTGATGACGTAGAAGTGTCATCGAGCCGTGGGATTGTTCAGGAAGGCGACTACTGGCACTGGAAAGGCATCACTATCGAAAAAGCAGGGGACAACGGGATGTTGCTATCCGGCAACAACAACACCATCGAGAAGTGTATATTCCGCAAAAACCACGATACAGGTTTGCAGTTGAGTAGATATTACACCGATGCGGATGAGATCAGCGAATGGCCATCCAACAACCTGATCGTCGATTGTGAGGCTTTTGATAACGCAGACAGTGATAGCGAAGATGCAGATGGTTTTGCCGCCAAATTGACCAGTGGGACAGGCAATATCTTCCGTAGATGTGTCGCTCATCACAACATCGATGACGGTTGGGATTTATATACTAAATCAGACACGGGCCCCATCGGTATAGTGATTTTCGAAGACTGTATAGCCCACAACAACGGCGTATTGACGGATGGAAACACCTCCGGTGGTGGTGACAAAAACGGGTTCAAACTAGGTTCATCTGCACACAACATCAATCACGAGTTGAGAAGGTGTATTGCCTACAGCAATGGCAAACATGGGTTCACCGACAATGGGAACGTGGGGAACATCAAGTTCTACAACTTGACGTCATATGACAATGGAGACTACAATTTTCACACACGTGACAATGCAAGCCATACATTCATCAACTGTATCTCTTTTGATGGGTCGAGCACGGATCGTATCGTCGGCAATGCGTCTGCGTCATGCAATGCCTTGACGGAAGACGAGATCGATTGGAACCTGACCGCTTCTGCGTCTGATTTCGTGACGATGACACCAGGTCCAGATGCTAACCCTACGTCAAATGGATTCTTGAATTTGAAAGCCACTAGCCCCTTGGTCAATGCCGGCTGTTCGGCATCAGGAGTTTCTGGTAACGGTACTTTGGATCTGGGAGCTATCGAATACGGCGACCAACCTCCTGTGAGTTATACATTGACTACCACCATCAACGGATCAGGTAGCGTGAATCCAAGCAACGGTACCTATGCGGCAGGTACTACAGTCACCATGACTGCTACCCCAGCGGCCGGATGGCAGTTCGACAACTGGAGCGGTGGATCGACAGTCAATCCTGCGACTGTCGTGATGGATGCCAACAAAAACATCACCGCCAATTTCTCCGAACTGCCTGTCACCTGTGAGGTTGTGCCATTGACCTCTTATGTGCAAATCAACGGAGGGACTTGGACCGAAACCACTGGAGTTGCCTTGACTGCAGGAGATGATGTCAAGTTCGGGCCGCAACCTTCTACAGGAGGGACCTGGAGCTGGACAGGGCCAAATGGCTTCACTGCGGATTGGAGAGAAGTGACTTTGACGGGTGTACAACCGAGCCAAGCAGGCAACTATGTAGCGGCGTTTTCTGACGCATGTGGCACCTACTATCTCACGGTCAATGTGACCGTACAACCTACTTCTGGAGGCAATGAAGTCACCATTCAAGAAGGTACATTGGGATTCTGTGGGGTAGATGGCTCTGTGGACAGCAACAATGCGGGCTACACGGGAGATGGCTTTGCCAATACGACCAACGCTTTGGGCGAAGGAGTAGACTACAAAATCAATGCTTCGGCAGGCTCAGCGACGCTATCCGTACAGTATGCCAGTGCTACCGACCGTCCAGCCAATGTCCTGGTCAACGGTACCGCTGTGGCTGTACTGAATATGCCAGCCACAGGGGCATGGACGACATGGTCATCAGTATCTACAAGCATCAACTTGTCCAACGGCATCAACGAAATCCGACTAGAAGCAACGAGCGCTAGTGGATTGGGCAACATCGACTACATCACTGTATCTGGTGACGGTGTAGCAGCTGCAGACTGCAACGCGGTGGTTGTCCCTAACTCGTACACTTTGACAACTACGGTCAATGGCTCAGGCACAGTATCAGGTGCAGGTGTGTATGCAGAAGGGACTGCTGTGACGGTCACGGCGACTCCTGCCAGTGGCTGGGTATTCGATAGCTGGAGTGGTGGATACACGGGTACCACGGCTACTGTCGTGATGGATGCCGACAAGAACGTGACGGCCACATTCGTGGAAATAGCTGTAGAGGCGCCAGGCGATGAGATTCACAACTTTACTGAGTCAGGAATGAGTAGTGATTTCTTTAGCATCACGGGCAACCTCTCCACTTCTAAGGGGACAGTGTATTATGAGGGGCTCACCCTGACGCAATGCCTCAAAATCGAGTCCAGCACGTCGATTGCTTTCGAGACCGAAGCGGCAGCTACATTGACCTTAGTTTTCAACGACAGCTTCCAAGACGAGATCAAAGTCAACGGTACCAGCCATGGAGTCACTTCTGGGGTGTTGAGTTTGGCACTACCTGCGGGTACTTACGAACTGACCAAGGACGATACGGGCAACCTCTATTACATGAGCGTATCGTATGATGTCTCGTCGGCACGTACTCTAGGGATCGATGATCTGGAGGAGCAACGCCCCACGCTTGCTGTCTATCCTAATCCTGCTGTAGAGCAACTGACGATCGCTTCTTCGGATGAGATACAGGAGGTGCAAATCTATAGTTTGACGGGAGTCTTGGTTCACCGCGTCAGTGAGCACTTCGAAGGGGTAGATGTGAGTCATTTACAACGTGGACATTATTTGGTCCGTGTGTACACCACACAAGGGACATATACTCATGCTGTGATCAAACAATAA
- a CDS encoding DEAD/DEAH box helicase, whose amino-acid sequence MNTFENFNLSKALRFAIADLGYERPTPIQEEAFSVVLSGKDVVGIAQTGTGKTFAYMLPILQQLKFSKQVTPRVLILVPTRELVDQLVSNIGGFTEYMNVRTLGVYGESNINIQKQKLLEGVDILVATPGRLFDLAVSKAVKLRDVSQLVIDEVDVMLDLGFRTQLTNLFELLPPRRQNIMFSATMTDEVDALMDEYFVAPERISIAVSGTPLENISQQCYAVKNFHTKANLVAHLLMDKSQFSKVLVFVSNKKIADRLFDILEEQFRSAICIIHSNKSQNYRIRSVEEFEEGSKRILIATDVISRGLDLDRISHVINFDVPTYPENYMHRIGRTGRAEQEGKSILFFTEKEESAKIAIEELMNYHIPEADFPEEVEINNELIPEERTRVAESNYNRNMKIKTEPVGEQEKKEKNQKVNLGGSYKRKLEQKYKKARTRGDKNQNKLKKKRR is encoded by the coding sequence ATGAATACTTTTGAGAATTTTAACCTCTCCAAGGCCTTACGTTTTGCAATTGCTGATTTGGGATATGAGCGTCCTACTCCTATACAGGAAGAGGCCTTTTCGGTCGTCCTCTCTGGCAAGGATGTCGTCGGAATTGCACAGACAGGTACGGGCAAGACCTTTGCATACATGTTGCCCATTTTGCAACAGCTCAAGTTTTCGAAACAAGTAACGCCGCGTGTTTTGATCCTCGTGCCTACCCGGGAGTTGGTTGATCAGTTGGTCTCCAACATCGGTGGATTCACCGAGTATATGAATGTCCGTACACTGGGAGTCTATGGAGAGTCCAACATCAATATTCAAAAACAAAAACTACTCGAGGGAGTAGACATCCTTGTCGCTACTCCTGGTAGACTCTTTGACTTGGCGGTATCCAAGGCGGTCAAACTACGTGATGTAAGCCAACTGGTGATAGACGAGGTGGATGTCATGTTGGATTTGGGTTTTCGTACTCAGCTGACCAACCTTTTTGAGTTGTTGCCACCGAGAAGACAAAATATCATGTTCTCAGCAACCATGACAGACGAGGTGGATGCATTGATGGACGAGTATTTCGTAGCTCCGGAGCGTATTTCGATTGCGGTGAGTGGGACTCCTCTCGAAAACATCTCACAGCAATGCTATGCAGTCAAAAATTTTCATACAAAAGCCAACTTAGTTGCCCACCTCCTTATGGACAAGAGCCAGTTTAGCAAAGTACTGGTGTTCGTGTCCAACAAGAAAATTGCCGATAGACTATTCGATATCTTGGAGGAGCAATTTCGCTCGGCGATTTGTATCATACACTCCAATAAATCGCAGAACTACCGGATACGCTCTGTGGAGGAATTCGAAGAAGGTAGCAAGCGTATTTTGATCGCAACCGACGTGATTTCGAGAGGCTTGGATTTGGACCGAATCTCACACGTGATCAACTTTGATGTGCCGACGTATCCCGAAAACTACATGCATCGTATCGGTCGTACAGGACGTGCAGAGCAAGAGGGGAAATCCATCCTTTTTTTTACAGAGAAAGAAGAGTCTGCCAAGATAGCCATAGAGGAGTTGATGAACTACCATATCCCAGAGGCAGATTTCCCCGAAGAGGTAGAGATAAACAATGAACTCATCCCTGAAGAACGTACGAGAGTAGCTGAGAGCAACTACAATCGCAACATGAAAATCAAGACAGAACCAGTCGGAGAACAGGAGAAAAAGGAAAAGAATCAAAAAGTAAATCTGGGCGGCTCATACAAAAGGAAGTTGGAGCAGAAGTACAAGAAAGCGAGGACTCGTGGTGATAAGAATCAAAACAAACTCAAGAAAAAACGCCGATAG
- a CDS encoding VOC family protein produces the protein MNIFHYAFKVKDLTSTRKFYIELIGCEEGRSTDTWVDFSFFGHQLSAHVSDDMPAQDYCGQVDGVRVPIPHFGCLLSVDRFEQIQQRLEDAGVEFVVKPQKRYAGQTGEQMTMFVFDYSGNPLEFKSFTDESEVFAKDTE, from the coding sequence ATGAATATATTCCATTATGCATTCAAGGTCAAGGATCTGACCTCTACACGCAAATTCTATATAGAACTGATTGGCTGTGAAGAAGGGCGATCCACGGATACGTGGGTGGATTTTAGCTTTTTTGGTCATCAACTGTCTGCTCATGTCAGTGACGACATGCCTGCTCAGGATTATTGTGGCCAGGTCGATGGTGTTCGTGTACCCATTCCACATTTCGGTTGTTTGCTCAGTGTCGATAGGTTCGAGCAAATACAGCAGCGACTGGAAGACGCCGGAGTGGAGTTTGTAGTCAAGCCACAAAAGAGGTACGCCGGTCAAACAGGAGAACAGATGACCATGTTTGTGTTTGATTATAGTGGCAACCCGCTGGAGTTCAAGTCCTTTACGGACGAGAGCGAGGTGTTTGCCAAAGATACCGAGTAA